The Sulfitobacter sp. SK011 genome has a window encoding:
- a CDS encoding AraC family transcriptional regulator — protein sequence MDAVTSLFVRKMVATAGSGVDAAALLQSVGLDPNAKADPKVMVLASAYYDLLERIAGEIDATQLPLRTGASMRCDDYGALGLAFKAAPTLFGSYSRVVRYARLWTSVVAYELEPDGVNTWFALHRPGARRLGLRLSNEATIASATAIAREVSQDGAFTPLEVHFTHPRPDIIVHHEAYFGCPVFFGSDRDAILISAESINRANKLGDEGITQFLQQHLDQELAQITHTKSLNERTRDVIARALSEGVPKMEDVARNLGMSVRSLHRRLANDGMTFRTLTEETRQELAEGLLCDERYSIAEVAFLTGFSEQSSFNRAFKRWAGDTPAKYRKAQNRPAAAP from the coding sequence ATGGATGCTGTGACTTCACTTTTTGTACGCAAGATGGTGGCGACTGCAGGTAGTGGTGTCGATGCCGCAGCCTTGCTTCAATCTGTTGGCCTTGATCCGAATGCCAAGGCTGATCCCAAAGTTATGGTTTTGGCATCTGCGTATTACGATCTGCTAGAGAGAATCGCGGGCGAAATCGACGCAACGCAATTGCCGTTGCGAACCGGTGCATCGATGCGATGTGATGACTATGGTGCGTTGGGACTTGCGTTCAAGGCGGCTCCAACGCTCTTTGGATCGTATTCCCGTGTGGTGCGTTACGCCCGCCTCTGGACAAGCGTTGTCGCCTACGAACTGGAGCCTGACGGGGTAAACACATGGTTCGCGCTGCACCGACCTGGAGCCCGCCGGTTGGGGCTGCGGTTGTCCAATGAAGCGACAATTGCAAGTGCGACCGCAATAGCGCGAGAAGTGTCTCAAGACGGCGCGTTCACGCCACTTGAAGTCCATTTCACCCATCCCCGGCCAGACATAATTGTACATCACGAAGCTTACTTTGGCTGTCCGGTCTTTTTCGGTTCAGACCGCGATGCAATTCTGATTTCGGCTGAAAGTATTAACCGGGCCAACAAGCTTGGCGATGAAGGTATCACGCAATTCCTGCAGCAGCATCTCGATCAGGAACTCGCACAGATAACCCACACAAAGTCGCTGAATGAACGAACCCGGGATGTAATTGCACGTGCGTTAAGCGAAGGGGTACCAAAAATGGAAGACGTGGCGCGTAACCTCGGCATGAGTGTCCGGTCGTTGCATCGACGCTTGGCAAACGATGGCATGACCTTTCGAACTCTGACTGAGGAAACACGACAGGAATTGGCTGAGGGTTTATTGTGTGACGAGCGGTATTCAATCGCGGAAGTCGCATTCCTGACAGGGTTTTCAGAGCAAAGCTCTTTCAACCGTGCCTTCAAGCGTTGGGCTGGTGATACACCGGCGAAATACCGCAAAGCACAGAACAGACCCGCGGCGGCACCCTGA
- a CDS encoding DUF2461 domain-containing protein: protein METFRAFSPEAIRYLSDLKKNNTREWFAANKASYEAHLKEPGKQFAAHLARRLGALTGHSHDSKIFRINRDIRFSKDKTPYNAHLHIALIPVGRAGQPPMWFFGVSSEKLSLGCGVFQYPKDTLTDFRAAMAGPMGSDLISLSAELCEKGIRIGEPELKRVPPGFEKDHPNGEALRRKGFAAWIDKDDPAFVTKADLVDRTIAEFETLLPVYHLLSQVL, encoded by the coding sequence ATGGAGACATTTCGCGCATTTTCACCAGAGGCGATCAGGTACTTGAGTGACCTTAAGAAAAACAACACCAGAGAATGGTTCGCTGCCAACAAAGCGTCCTATGAGGCACATCTCAAGGAACCCGGCAAGCAATTCGCAGCACACCTGGCGCGAAGGCTTGGCGCGTTGACCGGCCATAGCCACGACAGCAAGATCTTTCGGATCAATCGCGATATCCGTTTTTCGAAGGACAAAACGCCGTACAACGCGCATTTACACATCGCGTTGATACCCGTGGGCCGGGCGGGCCAACCGCCAATGTGGTTCTTTGGCGTCTCATCTGAAAAGCTCTCGCTTGGCTGCGGTGTTTTTCAATACCCCAAGGATACGCTGACCGACTTTCGTGCCGCAATGGCGGGACCCATGGGATCAGACCTGATCAGCCTCAGTGCGGAACTGTGCGAAAAAGGGATCCGCATTGGGGAACCCGAACTGAAACGGGTACCTCCCGGCTTTGAAAAGGATCATCCCAATGGCGAAGCGCTTCGGCGCAAAGGTTTTGCGGCCTGGATTGATAAAGACGATCCGGCGTTTGTCACCAAAGCGGATCTTGTTGATCGCACGATTGCGGAGTTTGAAACCCTGCTGCCGGTCTATCATCTGTTGTCTCAGGTGCTTTAA
- a CDS encoding TfoX/Sxy family protein — protein sequence MATWFVFLMPIDEHLNRRIRDALAAHVGISEKKMMGGLCFFLNGNMLCGARRHQDGIGRFMFRVGKANQATALRDPDAQEVVHGTRKLGGFVRVDAHDCDESALRRWLHLCLDHAAALPAKT from the coding sequence ATGGCAACTTGGTTTGTCTTTCTGATGCCCATTGATGAACACCTCAATCGGCGCATACGCGACGCGCTTGCCGCGCACGTGGGCATCTCTGAGAAAAAGATGATGGGCGGGCTTTGCTTTTTCTTGAATGGCAACATGCTCTGCGGGGCGCGGCGTCATCAGGACGGCATCGGCCGGTTCATGTTTCGGGTGGGCAAGGCGAACCAGGCAACCGCGCTCAGGGACCCTGATGCGCAAGAGGTGGTCCACGGCACCCGAAAGCTGGGAGGGTTCGTACGCGTCGACGCACATGATTGTGATGAATCAGCACTTCGGCGCTGGCTTCACCTATGCTTGGACCATGCCGCCGCACTGCCTGCAAAGACATGA
- a CDS encoding MAPEG family protein, with the protein MEDIPRIALGVTAVFVLMSIPMAIAVGVKRARTGILLLHGDNADLLRLMRAHGNFVEYVPLALLALAGAEIAGAAPWLVALCGAALLLARLIHYFGLRAAADSKGRAIGAGLTTATMLVLSITILWQLGLSF; encoded by the coding sequence ATGGAAGATATCCCTAGGATCGCGCTAGGTGTGACCGCCGTGTTTGTCCTGATGAGCATACCCATGGCGATTGCTGTTGGCGTAAAGCGCGCCAGAACCGGTATCCTGCTGCTGCATGGAGACAACGCTGACCTGTTGCGGCTTATGCGGGCACACGGGAACTTTGTGGAATATGTACCGCTTGCCCTTCTGGCGCTTGCAGGGGCGGAAATTGCAGGGGCTGCGCCCTGGCTGGTCGCCCTGTGTGGTGCAGCACTGCTGTTGGCGCGACTTATCCATTATTTCGGCCTGCGCGCCGCAGCGGACAGCAAGGGCCGTGCGATCGGGGCCGGGCTGACAACAGCCACAATGCTCGTGCTCTCGATCACGATCCTATGGCAACTTGGTTTGTCTTTCTGA
- a CDS encoding VOC family protein, translated as MSILDMTTIGNSGWIGHSGPDQGKAKAFYQDVLGWTINDMPMQDGSSYSAAVVGETAIGGFSPMPEDTGSWTIFFTVADVDAGVAKAEAKGAAVVQPAMDMPGVGRMATLTDPQGARFALITYESMAT; from the coding sequence ATGAGTATTCTTGACATGACCACCATCGGCAATTCCGGCTGGATCGGCCATTCCGGCCCTGATCAGGGAAAGGCCAAGGCCTTTTATCAGGATGTGCTGGGCTGGACGATCAACGACATGCCGATGCAGGACGGATCAAGCTATTCGGCTGCTGTTGTCGGAGAGACGGCCATCGGGGGCTTCTCGCCCATGCCGGAAGATACCGGAAGCTGGACGATCTTTTTCACGGTTGCGGATGTTGATGCGGGTGTGGCCAAGGCTGAGGCCAAGGGTGCCGCGGTCGTTCAGCCCGCAATGGATATGCCGGGCGTTGGCCGCATGGCAACCCTGACCGATCCGCAGGGCGCGCGGTTCGCGCTGATCACATACGAAAGCATGGCCACCTAG
- a CDS encoding RNA polymerase sigma factor produces the protein MSDWLEATFAQKRPRAIAALTRIFRDIDVAEEAFADACLKALTVWTQDGAPRDPLAWLLATARNAGLDSLRTSQRRAAILSRHNEEFQPVPAEMPDPNEMRDDVLRLLFICCHPELDRRDQIALALRIIAGLAVEEIARAFLIKPKTMEQRITRAKKKIASSAIAFGTPSPAERGARLGEVSLMIYLMFNEGWSTSAGPSQMKLTLCEEAIRLARLLVALFPAMGEQAALLALMLLQHARREARIDPEGKLVALDDQDRTKWDRKDIAEATALLQKAQRINHHGVYIIQAAIAAAHARASSSDDTDWALIESHYAALNALQPTPVIRLNQIAVQAKLHGPEFALKAMEPLAEDLSEYRWFHAMRGALLQEVEDHQGAILAFQSVLTLAPTAPERVAVKDKIAISKKELKRL, from the coding sequence ATGTCTGACTGGTTGGAGGCCACCTTTGCGCAAAAGCGCCCAAGGGCCATTGCGGCGCTGACGCGGATTTTCCGCGATATCGACGTCGCTGAGGAGGCCTTTGCCGACGCCTGCCTCAAGGCGCTCACCGTCTGGACACAGGACGGGGCACCGCGTGACCCATTGGCTTGGTTGCTTGCGACGGCCCGGAATGCCGGGCTGGATAGTCTGCGCACATCGCAGCGCCGGGCCGCCATCCTGTCGCGCCACAATGAGGAGTTTCAGCCGGTGCCTGCGGAAATGCCTGACCCCAACGAAATGCGTGACGATGTGCTGCGGCTGCTTTTTATCTGCTGCCATCCGGAACTGGACCGGCGGGATCAGATTGCCCTCGCGCTTCGGATCATCGCTGGCCTTGCCGTGGAAGAGATTGCCCGGGCTTTCCTGATCAAACCCAAGACCATGGAACAACGGATCACCCGTGCCAAAAAGAAGATCGCCAGCAGTGCCATCGCCTTTGGAACCCCAAGCCCGGCAGAACGTGGCGCGCGGCTGGGTGAAGTCTCCTTGATGATCTACCTGATGTTCAACGAAGGGTGGTCAACGTCGGCAGGACCCTCGCAGATGAAACTGACGCTGTGCGAGGAGGCAATCCGCTTGGCCCGACTGCTTGTCGCGCTGTTTCCAGCCATGGGCGAACAGGCCGCCCTCTTGGCGCTGATGTTGTTGCAGCACGCGCGAAGGGAGGCTCGGATCGATCCGGAAGGGAAGCTCGTCGCACTCGATGATCAGGATCGAACGAAGTGGGACCGCAAAGATATCGCCGAGGCAACGGCCCTGCTGCAAAAGGCCCAACGTATCAATCATCACGGTGTTTACATCATCCAGGCCGCAATCGCTGCTGCGCATGCACGTGCGTCGTCGTCAGATGATACAGACTGGGCGCTGATTGAGAGCCATTATGCCGCGCTTAATGCGCTTCAACCGACCCCTGTCATACGCCTCAATCAAATTGCGGTGCAGGCCAAACTCCATGGTCCTGAATTCGCCCTGAAAGCGATGGAACCCTTGGCCGAGGATTTGTCGGAATATCGTTGGTTTCATGCAATGCGCGGCGCGCTTTTGCAGGAGGTAGAGGACCATCAAGGGGCGATTTTGGCATTCCAGTCCGTCCTGACACTTGCACCCACTGCACCTGAACGCGTTGCTGTCAAAGATAAAATCGCAATCAGCAAAAAAGAATTGAAGCGGTTGTAG
- a CDS encoding YciI family protein, protein MIYAITIYGEAGVFEALPKDRQDEVMSGHGALQAALKKRGKFVSMKLMPPTSAVMVEPATSKGSRPLITDGPFSDTKENFLGFYAADFKDLNEALEYAKMISSPIARLEVRPVAWAGGAISSE, encoded by the coding sequence ATGATCTATGCAATCACGATTTACGGTGAGGCGGGCGTGTTTGAAGCGCTTCCCAAGGACCGTCAGGATGAAGTCATGTCGGGGCATGGCGCGCTTCAGGCGGCGCTGAAGAAGCGGGGAAAGTTCGTGTCGATGAAACTTATGCCGCCAACGTCAGCGGTGATGGTTGAACCTGCGACGTCAAAGGGCAGCCGTCCGCTTATCACCGACGGCCCGTTTTCCGACACCAAGGAGAATTTTCTGGGCTTTTATGCCGCGGATTTCAAAGACCTTAACGAAGCCTTGGAATACGCAAAAATGATATCGTCACCCATCGCCCGCCTGGAAGTCCGACCGGTGGCTTGGGCCGGAGGTGCAATTTCATCGGAATAG
- a CDS encoding Hint domain-containing protein — translation MIIRSLLPGGSPTNGDTITFTIPTDHLISITDTDTSLQHGTDDRGDEDSSQTVIVYDEFGNPEASGQVQPRDEITLTDGTNTYRITEIYIASSNSYYYIFHDPAPELGVPYTVTSVTNPNSTSYSSFSNEGVVCFAAGTLILTSQGETPDENLRKGDLVTTMDHGPRAIRLVMRRTLTFPASPEKRKPIEIKACALGSGHPKRTLIVSPQHRMLITDGVLSTAMGLTKALVPAKGFLNLRRVRQNMGCSRNCRKFFRNCLQNQRI, via the coding sequence ATGATAATCAGGTCACTTTTGCCGGGCGGGAGCCCGACCAACGGGGACACGATCACATTTACCATCCCCACAGATCACCTGATTTCGATCACCGATACCGACACGAGTCTCCAGCACGGAACCGACGACCGGGGCGACGAGGATTCCAGTCAAACCGTGATCGTCTACGACGAATTCGGCAATCCCGAAGCGTCCGGCCAGGTTCAGCCCCGTGATGAAATCACCCTGACCGACGGCACCAATACCTATCGCATCACCGAAATCTATATCGCGTCCAGCAATTCCTACTACTACATCTTCCATGATCCGGCCCCGGAACTGGGCGTTCCATACACGGTCACAAGTGTCACAAATCCGAATTCGACCAGCTACAGCAGCTTTTCCAACGAGGGTGTCGTCTGCTTTGCGGCGGGAACGTTGATTCTGACGTCGCAAGGTGAGACGCCCGACGAAAATCTGCGCAAGGGCGATCTGGTGACCACGATGGATCACGGACCACGTGCGATCCGATTGGTCATGAGGCGGACGCTCACATTCCCTGCCTCTCCAGAGAAACGCAAACCGATAGAAATCAAGGCCTGTGCTCTGGGGTCAGGCCACCCCAAACGCACTCTAATCGTATCGCCTCAACACCGGATGCTCATTACCGATGGTGTGTTGTCCACGGCCATGGGTCTGACCAAGGCGCTGGTCCCCGCCAAGGGTTTTTTGAATTTACGGAGGGTGCGTCAAAATATGGGGTGCAGCAGGAATTGCAGGAAATTTTTCCGCAATTGTCTGCAGAACCAGAGGATCTGA
- a CDS encoding DMT family transporter: MPTNRTTLAILYSLLALVLFDAMGLIIKHLSGNYGAAELSAYRNLFGLIPAAIALWWSADWHVRGRQMRVRQWRLALNRGAILTFAQYFFYLSLGLLSFATASTITYANALFMVALAVPLLREQVGAARWAAVLIGFVGVIMIVGPGRDTFTPAALLPLAAAACYALTGITARMMDHEVPTALINLYSSGVAVVGSLILAAFTQGFTPLQSPTDLLWIIGMGAFGGSAVLLLIAAYRMTEQSNLAPFSYFGIPFAFVFGWLFYDEAPWSELFPGALLIILGGLVIVWRERAQRRG; the protein is encoded by the coding sequence ATGCCGACAAACCGGACCACACTTGCGATCCTTTACTCCTTGCTGGCGCTGGTCCTGTTTGACGCAATGGGGCTGATCATCAAACATCTGTCCGGGAATTATGGCGCGGCCGAACTGTCTGCCTATCGTAACTTGTTTGGGCTTATCCCGGCGGCCATCGCGCTGTGGTGGTCAGCTGACTGGCATGTGCGCGGTCGGCAAATGCGCGTGCGACAATGGCGTCTGGCGCTGAACCGCGGGGCGATCCTGACCTTTGCGCAATACTTCTTTTACCTGTCGCTGGGGCTGCTCAGCTTTGCCACCGCCTCCACGATCACCTATGCCAATGCGCTGTTTATGGTAGCACTTGCCGTGCCTTTGCTGCGTGAACAGGTGGGGGCCGCCCGTTGGGCCGCGGTGCTGATCGGCTTTGTCGGCGTGATCATGATCGTGGGGCCGGGGCGGGACACGTTCACACCTGCCGCCCTGCTGCCGCTGGCCGCAGCGGCCTGTTATGCACTTACCGGGATCACCGCGCGTATGATGGACCATGAGGTGCCGACGGCCCTGATCAATCTATATTCGTCCGGCGTCGCGGTCGTTGGGTCGCTGATCCTCGCAGCATTCACACAAGGCTTTACGCCCCTTCAATCCCCCACCGACCTGCTGTGGATCATCGGCATGGGCGCTTTTGGCGGCTCAGCGGTGTTGCTGCTGATCGCCGCGTACAGGATGACAGAGCAAAGCAACCTCGCCCCGTTCAGCTATTTCGGTATCCCCTTCGCCTTTGTGTTCGGTTGGTTGTTTTACGATGAGGCCCCGTGGAGCGAGCTGTTTCCGGGCGCATTGCTGATCATCCTCGGTGGTCTGGTCATCGTCTGGCGCGAACGCGCACAGCGACGGGGATGA
- a CDS encoding CbtB-domain containing protein — protein sequence MTTMTKTLSASRARFFPALFAAMIGVAVISLTGHVQAAALHDAAHDVRHATGFPCH from the coding sequence ATGACCACGATGACAAAAACGCTTAGCGCCAGCCGCGCACGATTTTTTCCAGCCCTGTTTGCTGCGATGATCGGCGTTGCCGTGATTTCGCTGACCGGCCATGTACAGGCAGCAGCCCTGCATGACGCGGCACATGATGTGCGCCATGCGACAGGCTTTCCCTGCCACTGA
- a CDS encoding CbtA family protein codes for MFQRFLITSLFAGAAAGLIAGILQLMFVQPVLLHAELYESGALVHFGATPPSAHPELSGFDTVRDGLSLIFTMLTYTGYTLVLVALMSIAEERGAQIDGRTGILWGIAGFVTFHFAPGLSLAPEVPGVAAADIGARQIWWWGTVVAAGIAMWLLAFGHSWTMWGVAVIFLAAPHMIGAPEPDYFAGSVPPEIAALFAARAFGVGLAAWVLIGSFAGYFWQREGARENG; via the coding sequence ATGTTTCAGAGGTTTCTGATAACATCGCTGTTTGCAGGTGCAGCGGCGGGCCTGATTGCGGGCATCTTGCAATTGATGTTTGTGCAGCCTGTGTTGCTGCACGCAGAGCTTTATGAAAGCGGTGCGCTGGTCCATTTCGGCGCAACCCCGCCAAGCGCGCATCCAGAATTATCCGGCTTTGATACCGTGCGTGATGGGCTGAGCCTGATTTTCACCATGCTGACCTATACCGGTTATACGCTGGTTCTGGTCGCCTTGATGAGCATTGCCGAAGAACGCGGCGCGCAGATTGACGGCCGCACAGGCATCCTGTGGGGCATCGCGGGTTTTGTGACCTTTCATTTCGCGCCGGGCCTGAGCCTTGCCCCGGAAGTGCCGGGTGTCGCCGCCGCAGATATCGGTGCCCGCCAGATATGGTGGTGGGGCACGGTGGTTGCTGCCGGGATCGCGATGTGGTTGCTGGCCTTTGGCCACAGTTGGACGATGTGGGGCGTCGCCGTGATCTTTTTGGCGGCTCCGCACATGATCGGCGCACCGGAACCCGACTACTTTGCCGGATCGGTCCCGCCAGAGATCGCGGCCCTTTTTGCGGCCCGCGCCTTTGGTGTTGGTCTGGCAGCCTGGGTTCTGATCGGTTCATTTGCGGGCTATTTCTGGCAACGTGAAGGGGCGCGGGAGAATGGATAG
- a CDS encoding DUF1636 domain-containing protein, which produces MTVTLHVCTTCRAGEVLEEDAPRPGALLHAALTGATAPEGVNIVGVECLSACSQGAAVALSEPGKWTYVYGRLTKDDAGDILAGAAAYAATTDGLVPWRERPVIFRKQSLARIPPMELPK; this is translated from the coding sequence ATGACCGTTACCCTCCACGTCTGCACCACCTGTCGCGCCGGCGAAGTGCTTGAAGAAGACGCGCCGCGCCCCGGTGCGTTGCTGCATGCCGCACTTACGGGTGCCACGGCACCTGAAGGGGTCAATATCGTCGGTGTTGAGTGCCTGTCTGCCTGTTCGCAAGGGGCGGCGGTGGCATTGTCGGAACCGGGCAAATGGACCTATGTCTATGGCCGTCTGACCAAGGATGACGCCGGCGATATCCTGGCTGGCGCTGCCGCCTATGCCGCGACCACCGACGGCCTTGTGCCATGGCGCGAGCGCCCCGTGATTTTCCGCAAACAAAGCCTTGCCCGTATTCCGCCAATGGAGCTGCCCAAATGA
- the cobW gene encoding cobalamin biosynthesis protein CobW: MTDLAKIPVTVITGFLGSGKTTLIRHLMTHSKGRRLAVLVNEFGTVGVDGDILKSCADEDCPAENIVELANGCICCTVADDFIPTIEALMAMPTRPDHILIETSGLALPKPLLKAFDWPAIRSKITVDGVIALADAEAVAAGTFAADVAAVDAQRLSDDSIDHETPLSEVFEDQISCADIILMSKADLAGTDGLAAARKVIEAESPRKIPILEMSEGVIDPNVVLGLNAQAEDDLAARPSHHDGHDDHEHDDFETVVIPMPEVEDVEALVKSIERLAQEQHILRVKGYVAVTGKPMRLLVQAVGARVRHQFDRPWGSDMRAGHLVVIGEHDHVDPAKIRATLGA; encoded by the coding sequence ATGACCGATCTTGCCAAAATTCCCGTAACCGTGATCACCGGCTTTTTGGGGTCCGGGAAAACCACGTTGATCCGCCATTTGATGACCCATTCCAAAGGCCGCCGATTGGCGGTTTTGGTCAATGAATTTGGCACCGTTGGTGTCGATGGTGATATCCTCAAATCCTGCGCGGACGAGGATTGCCCGGCAGAGAACATCGTCGAGCTGGCGAATGGCTGTATCTGTTGCACTGTGGCGGATGATTTCATCCCCACGATTGAGGCGTTGATGGCTATGCCGACGCGGCCTGATCATATTTTGATCGAAACGTCGGGCCTGGCGCTGCCCAAGCCGTTGCTAAAGGCATTTGATTGGCCTGCGATCCGGTCCAAGATCACGGTCGACGGGGTGATTGCGCTGGCTGATGCCGAAGCGGTGGCGGCAGGCACTTTTGCCGCTGATGTTGCGGCGGTGGATGCGCAGCGCTTGTCGGATGATAGTATTGATCATGAAACACCGCTGTCCGAAGTGTTCGAGGATCAGATTTCTTGCGCTGACATCATTCTGATGTCCAAGGCCGATCTGGCTGGCACGGATGGCCTTGCCGCTGCGCGCAAGGTGATTGAGGCGGAAAGCCCGCGCAAAATTCCAATTCTCGAAATGAGCGAAGGCGTGATCGACCCCAATGTCGTGCTGGGCCTGAATGCGCAGGCTGAAGATGACCTGGCGGCGCGGCCCTCGCATCATGACGGACACGATGACCACGAACACGATGACTTTGAAACCGTGGTGATCCCGATGCCCGAGGTGGAAGATGTTGAAGCCTTGGTGAAATCCATCGAACGGCTGGCACAAGAACAGCATATCCTGCGCGTCAAGGGATACGTGGCCGTGACAGGCAAACCTATGCGTCTGCTGGTTCAGGCCGTGGGCGCGCGGGTACGGCACCAGTTTGATCGGCCGTGGGGCAGTGACATGCGGGCAGGGCATCTGGTGGTGATTGGCGAACATGATCACGTGGATCCCGCCAAAATTCGCGCGACGCTGGGTGCCTGA